AACGCCCATAAGCGTCCAACCGATGATTGCCGGATAGAAAACCAGTTTCATGTTATTGTTGAGATCGTAGCCCCCGAAACCGGGATTTCCTCCGTTACCGGGATGCAAACTGTCTGTCATTCGCGGCAGCACCATGATGAACACCATGAACATGACGTAAGCGAAGATGTTGTAAACGGCCGAAACACGTCCACGTTTCTGCTCTTCGTCCATGCTTCCGCGCAAAACGGTGTAAGCCAGATAAACAAGCATTCCCATCGCTACGCCATTCAATTTGGCATCGCCTGTCCAATATGTTCCCCACGTATTCTTGGCCCAAAGCATGCCTGTAAGCAATCCAAGCGTGCCCATGAAAAGCGCCACGTTTATTCCTTCAGAAGCGATAATGTCAGAACGTCTATCGCCTTTGGCGAGGTGAATAATGCTGTACACCAACGAAGCGGTGAGAATGATCATCATCCCAAACCATTGCGTTACGTGGTAGTAGAGATTTCGGATGGTTTCGTGCAGAATGGGCAATCTCGGAACGTCTAAGATCATTCCCGCGGTCAAGGAAAAAAGCACAAGCGCAATGGCAATCCACTTCCACCAGGCCAGTCCCACAATCTGTGTTGATGTTTCTCCGATCTTATGCATCGATGTGTGGGTAATTTAGATACGATTTACCCCTCTTTTTTAATCGCGCCAAAGGTAGGGAAATAGAATATAGCTGAGGGCGAGAACGATCACAATGATCATTACTAAGACAATTATAAGATTGTAGCTCACGGACGGATCTAGACCATCAACCGCATTCTTCGAGAATTTGATGAGGGTCATCAAGAACGGTAGCTGCACCGGA
The DNA window shown above is from Flavobacteriales bacterium and carries:
- the ccsA gene encoding cytochrome c biogenesis protein CcsA, giving the protein MGLAWWKWIAIALVLFSLTAGMILDVPRLPILHETIRNLYYHVTQWFGMMIILTASLVYSIIHLAKGDRRSDIIASEGINVALFMGTLGLLTGMLWAKNTWGTYWTGDAKLNGVAMGMLVYLAYTVLRGSMDEEQKRGRVSAVYNIFAYVMFMVFIMVLPRMTDSLHPGNGGNPGFGGYDLNNNMKLVFYPAIIGWTLMGVWLVNVRVRIRSIEEKRKMNWEK